The Anastrepha ludens isolate Willacy chromosome X, idAnaLude1.1, whole genome shotgun sequence genome includes a window with the following:
- the LOC128870329 gene encoding uncharacterized protein LOC128870329: protein MRSISVNHPDRTVNTNGWKSPQNIELADPSFYKCQKIDILLGAEIFFDLLSVGQIRTSPRQPTLQKTVLGWIISGKYATNNSSSAQVSSTLCQFEESVASIDTTIRKFWELEEIPAQINSTRLTPEQAKCEEFFSKTTQVLPCGRLQVRLPFKTDRKLLGHSYETAARRFQALERRTLKDPVLRKMYLDFMQEYLELGHMSPTNNRLPSEPHCFIPHQCVLRPQSTTTKLRAVFDASSRTSTQVALNETLMVGPIVQEELFSTLLRFRLHKYAMTADITKMYRQILVHEDDRNFQLIVWRQDPSEHLQIFRLNTVTYGTAPAPFLATRCLQMLSDKNKAKYPLGSKVIRNDFYVDDLLTGSDSIESLTQIQQEVNIILESAGLKLAKWFSNHTSSSNSESLQKLLQLSDTDSTKTLGIHWQPKDDIFRFILEDNFSELRATKRNILSVSARLFDPLGLLAPLVTKAKILLQELWIQKLDWDESIPLRLDTSWQNFKANLLQLPSISIPRFIGRRGMPAKIYCDNATNFVGAERKLRELREAFLAQKEEILQYAADEGFIFAFIPPRAPHFGGLWEAAVKSAKHLLVRAVGNALLTAEESATLLVEVEAVLNSRPLAPLSNDPNDGEALTPAHLLIGCPLRALPPEKVPVNLSRCLER from the exons ATGCGTTCGATATCAGTCAATCATCCAGATCGGACTGTAAACACAAATGGCTGGAAAAGCCCACAAAATATTGAACTAGCTGACCCAAGTTTCTACAAGTGTCAGAAAATAGACATACTTTTAGGAGCTGAAATATTCTTTGATCTGTTATCGGTGGGTCAGATCAGAACCAGCCCAAGGCAGCCAACGCTGCAAAAAACTGTGTTAGGCTGGATAATTTCAGGCAAGTATGCCACAAATAATAGCTCCAGTGCCCAAGTAAGTAGCACATTATGTCAATTTGAAGAAAGCGTTGCTAGTATTGATACCACAATCCGAAAATTCTGGGAATTGGAAGAAATACCTGCACAAATAAATTCCACACGACTGACTCCAGAGCAGGCAAAATGtgaggaatttttttcgaaaaccacaCAGGTTTTACCATGTGGAAGGCTTCAAGTCAGACTGCCTTTCAAAACCGACCGTAAATTACTCGGTCATTCGTATGAAACCGCAGCTCGGCGGTTTCAGGCGCTGGAGAGAAGGACGCTGAAAGATCCAGTACTTCGTAAAATGTACCTGGACTTCATGCAAGAGTATCTCGAATTGGGGCATATGAGTCCAACAAATAATCGACTCCCGAGTGAGCCGCACTGTTTCATTCCGCACCAGTGTGTGTTAAGACCGCAGAGCACAACTACCAAGTTGCGCGCAGTTTTTGATGCTTCGAGTCGCACATCAACACAAGTTGCGTTGAATGAAACCTTGATGGTCGGACCGATCGTtcaagaggagcttttttcgacCCTCCTTCGCTTCCGATTGCACAAATATGCCATGACTGCTGACATCACGAAGATGTATCGTCAAATATTGGTGCACGAAGACGACAGGAACTTCCAGCTCATAGTGTGGAGACAGGATCCATCGgagcatttgcaaatttttcgattaaacACCGTAACATACGGCACAGCGCCTGCACCATTTCTCGCCACACGGTGTCTGCAAATGTTAAGCgacaaaaataaagccaaatatccACTCGGTTCCAAAGTCATTCGGAATGACTTTTACGTCGACGACCTATTAACAGGATCCGACAGTATAGAAAGCCTCAcccagatacaacaggaagtaaatataattttagaatCGGCAGGCCTGAAATTAGCAAAGTGGTTTTCCAATCATACAAGCTCATCGAATAGTGAGAGtctccaaaaattattgcagcTCAGCGATACCGACTCCACCAAAACGCTGGGAATCCACTGGCAGCCGAAAGATGACATTTTTCGCTTCATTCTGGAAGATAATTTTAGCGAGCTGCGAGCAACTAAACGTAATATTTTATCCGTTTCCGCTCGCCTCTTTGACCCTCTTGGTTTATTAGCCCCGCTAGttaccaaagctaaaatcttatTACAAGAGCTTTGGATTCAAAAGCTAGACtgggatgagtcgattccattgcGGCTGGACACTAGCTGGCAAAACTTTAAAGCCAATTTGTTGCAGCTTCCATCAATTAGCATTCCTCG GTTCATTGGGCGCCGAGGGATGCCAGCCAAAATATACTGCGACAACGCGACGAACTTCGTGGGAGCAGAGAGGAAGCTGAGGGAGCTCCGGGAAGCCTTTCTGGCACAGAAAGAGGAGATTCTCCAATACGCCGCCGACGAAGGATTCATCTTCGCCTTCATACCTCCGAGGGCACCCCACTTCGGCGGCCTGTGGGAAGCAGCAGTGAAGTCGGCCAAACATCTGCTGGTGCGCGCCGTAGGCAACGCGCTGTTAACCGCCGAAGAAAGCGCAACGCTTCTCGTCGAAGTAGAAGCGGTCCTGAATTCCCGACCGCTCGCACCACTCAGCAACGACCCCAACGACGGCGAGGCGCTAACGCCGGCGCATCTACTAATCGGTTGCCCCTTGCGAGCTTTGCCACCGGAGAAGGTACCCGTCAACCTCAGCCGCTGCTTAGAGAGATGA